Within the Rosa rugosa chromosome 2, drRosRugo1.1, whole genome shotgun sequence genome, the region AACCACGGAGATAAGGACAATACCCGTCTCTTATTCTTTCAATCCCGCGAGGTGGGGACATAAAAACTGAACTCCCATTACATGTCGACCacaagttgtttttttttttttcttcaatgtaACTACACCTGCGAGGTGGGGACATAAAAACCAAATTCTCATTACATGTTGAGcacaattttatttatttattttctttttctaagtCGAACATGTCCTTAAACCCTAAAGTTCAACAAGTAGTATAATAATGACCGGTCTCTCAGGCCCGTCAGAAAGAATCATCACTCAGAGCACACTGCAAAGCATACTTTTGCTAGTACCCCGACCTTTTGGGATTAAACTCAAGACAAAGAAACCTAGAAGCCTAAAAGAACTAAATAAATTGACAACGAAACTTCTCACTTATTTAgacctagaaaaaaaaaaaaaaaactaaaaccctAGAGACCTTATGGACCCAACCCATTAAAGCCCACATATTAGTTGCAAAACCCCCCATCCCCGGTAGAGGCCCAAGAAGCCCAATTGAAGCAAACCCTAAGTGGGGTGTTGTCCTCTTTCACAGCAGAGGCGTCGCCGCCGCCTAGACCGAATTGCCGCCGTACACCGTCGGTAGAAGAAACCAGGTAAACACCACCACGTCCACCACCGTCCTTGTCCTTCAGTCTACAACCCGAAAGCCAACAAACAAGTCCGGCCGAAATCCAGCAACTCGCCACACCACCACCTCAGCGGGCCATGATCCCCATTGCTTCCAAAATCAAAGCGATCCACCACCAAACCATCACCAAGAGAAGAACGTACCCGAATTGGCGCCGGAACCATCACTCGTCCAACAACCAGATTGACAGCGAAGAGAGGAATAGGCAAAAGCCAAGCGACAGGGAAACATCTCCGTCGCTGCTACCCTCAAGCTAACCAGAAAAGAGAAGGGAACAGATCACCGCCCACCTAGTCGTAGGTACACCATCAACGGCCAGGGTAATGAAATTTTATCGAGAACGACAATTGTCGAATAAATGCAAGCAGAGCTAGGTCAGACCGTCAGATAGAGAAAAATCCTCAAAGATATTAAGAGAAATTCATCTATTGGGGGTTGGTCAATTATTCCAGACCCATAATTAGAATAAATAACTCGGTCATTAATACGACAGTAAATGTCGGCTATGAAAGCGATAATAATTACAGTTATAAGTATTGCAATAAATATGTGCAATTATTACAATTATAAATGCGCAATGGTTAACTGTCATAAGTACGCAGTgattttttttgggtctttctaaatgtacccggcaaatttctatgtagacccagcagattttttacacccaataaaaaaatagaatttataaTTATACCCAGCAACTTTTCCAACAATACCCTTAGCAAAACTCACACCCAGCcaaaactcacacccagcaAAACTTGGATTAtctccgcatcaatttttgatgTTGATTGTTGCAGTGTGCATTTGAGCCATGTCCCACCGCTGCTTCTCCGCCTCACTCTCCCTCTCCGCCTCTTAATCATCGTCGCGACAACCAAGTCAGTCCCTCACTCTCTTCCCCGCTCCAATCTTTAcacctcttcttctccatctctcCGATTATCTCTGTTTAACTTTCGAATCGAATGTGCTATGAGCCTAAGATCAAGACTGATGAGGAATTGGCTGAATTGATCATTTCAGAACAAAGGCTAGAAAAGAGGAGACTCATCATGGCCGGGTATCATATATTCAAATAATCCcacacttcttcaccttcatgGTCGGGTACTCGAATCTAGTCATGAATATTTAATAGCTGCACTATCCAAAaacttaattataaaaaaaaaaaaaaaaaaaaaaaagcagaggAACCAACCTACTTtagacttgagagagagagagacgtacATGTTTTGATGATGCCATTCGCGTAATTCTAAGCTCTGTTCTTTGCACTCTCATCCAATTCGCAGCAATCAATAAATATAACCCTCTCTCCACCATAACGCGGACCTTTATATTGTTCCCGAGGTTGCATGAGTGTACACTGTGTACTCCTTGAACTTGCCACGCTTTTCAATGACGTGCAGCCACCCACGTCCAATTCTTCTAGCTGCGATGGGAGCTCTGGTAAAAATCGAAGCTTCTTGCATCCGAGCAAGCATAGCCAGCGCAGCCCAGAAACATATTTGATGCTTGCAGGCATTTTCTCAATCATGGTTCCACTTAGATCTATATCTTGTAACGTGGACAAGCAAATGAGACTATCAGGGATTTCTAATACACTGCAGTATCTGAGATTCAAAGTTTTCAAAGAGCACAATCGTCCCACAACTGACGACGAGGAAGGCCATCTTTTGAGCTCGCAACAGCCTAAAAGATCCAATGTATGAAGCTTTTCGTGAGACCAAATTGATGGCGATATTTCTTCTATTCCTCTCCATCTCAAACATATGAATTCTATATTACACGGCATCGCCGAAAAGATTTTCAGATTCACGCAGCCTTCCAGATCTAAATAAGTAAGATTCTCAAGATTTTGGAAATATGAAGGAACTTCAACCAATCTTTTACACCAACGTAGATTCTCAAAATTATGGCTCAAATGCACACTGCAACAATTAAcatcaaaaattgatgcggagaTAATCCAAGTTTTGTTGGGTGTGAGATTTGCTGGGTATGAGTTTTGCTAAGGGTATTGTTGGAAAAGTTGCTAAGTACAAttataaattctatttttttattgggtGTAAAAAACTTGCTGGGTCTatatagaaatttgctgggtacatttagaaagacccttttaTTTTTAGAATGAAAAAAACCTTTTATTCCAGAATAACCAAGATTACATAAAATGGGAATAACCGGTGGTGGACATAAgttccccactctcctccctaagaAAAATTTATGTTACGGGTCAGTCATCCAcaatgacatccatgagccaaaagggcccaacccctaaccaaactAATCGCCCCTCAACTCGGGCTACAAAATAATACCACTTCCGAGAGTCACGATAAATTCCTGCAGCCAACATTACGAAAAGCCACTTCCCCTTCATCAACACCGTGTCCCAAACCAACCAATCGACGTGCAAGAGCAAGTCACTACCATATTGACAACAAGAAAGCACCAAGAGTAAAACATATAGTCCTCGAAAATAACGCCATATCAATGGCACTTCATCCACACTGACCCGGGAGTCAAAATACATCTTCACAGCCAATCTCAAGAAGAAAATTACTCCCTTAGACACCATGACCCAAAACCACCAGACCACGTGCAGGAACTTCTCCCCATTACTTTGACCACAAAAAAGTAAATTGAATTTCTGGGAATGACACGACACAACCACCATACTAAGACTCCAAAACCCTAACTCGAaagagtagggacttattagaCTAAGCCAAAAAACTAAACCAGAAaataaaaccctaaaaaaagACCAATAATACCTATCACGAACAACTATCCTCTCCAAGACCGCCGCCTCCATCTGCCCGATGGCCACCATCATCCCGCTGCAAGAGCATTGGGGGTTAATGAAACACGACCACCGCCCTCTTCGACATAGCAACTTGATGCCAACCCAGCCACCGATGATCACCCATCCAAAAACCCCAAACATCAATTCAGCCCCATAACCCAGTTTCAGATCTCGAACCCACAAGGTCTCCAGCCATCACCATCTTCCAAAACCACCGCTGCATAGCCTCCTTAATACGCAATGATTAACCGCCATAAATGCAGCAATGATTGCCATCATAAATACTTGAGTAAATACGACCATAAAAGCAGTGGTAATGATGACTTGTCGCCGCTTGTGAGACCCaattttcaatcacatattgacatctcgaccattcagtttttaggtattcaTAATTAGATTACTTCTGTAAAACTTttgccaaattgataatcattaaggtgTCGaattagatcaaatcaatgaacTAACCAAATCTGTCCAATCTAAACTGTTTATTTTCATAATGgtaaatcacaattatgaatactttaattatttttaatttgattgaaaatttgtagaaataATCTACTCATTGAGTCCTAAACAATTAATAGTCAATTTGCTgatatatgattaaaaaaaattaaaaaaagtaagTTCTAAAAAATATCCCTTAAAATGCCGAGAAAAATTAATTAGATCTCTTAGTGAAAATACCCTACACGTACATATACATAAGATATGGGCGCAAAAAGGGCTCATGAATTGAATTTCCTCAACCTTTTTGTGAAATATGCTTCAAAGTTTTCATCAAACATAAAATATGCctttccactaagggatctttttttttagtttttctagGGATAAGGCATTAgatcaacttttcgatcatatttcgGCATctctaggcctcatcatttagcccttcggccctaagcccgcccggcccttagggccgaagccctaccTGGGccttgcattagggcgggccggccctaccctttctcaaatagggtagggtaagggtcatgcaaatgaagcccggccctaccctacagCCCTACCCGTTTGAGCCCGTTAGGGCCAAACCCAGCCCGGCCCtttaagccctaataattttttattttttcaattttttaaatatgtttctctttagtctataacatacaacttatctattttttgtaattgatttcctaagctttattttctttaatttttgtttcatttgttaaacaacaattaattttgggagatttagagagatagtgaAGGTTATAtttcttaactaatatttataaatgttataacttataagtttttttttttttgaaagaaggcaaaagccaatatattgatcaaaagccagaatgacccttacatacccttccgctgccatctatagacagacaataagatgtgttagtacccacagtggtacatataTCTAGGTCACTTATTTGACATTAAATATATCAAGATAGCGTGAATCCTCCATCGGTACTACTCCGAAGGATTCGCTAAAGGCACAAAGGTGCGTAGCTCCCTAAAAAATTAGggaattataacttataagttaattccaatatatatatttatattaaatataatcaacaaaaaataatgagtcttgtattacctatataaccattgagccacaAAATAAAAGTAATATATtcctttttgttaaacaaattaaggccCATTTTGGCCCTATTCGAaaggccggcccgacccgaccctttCGGCCCTAGTGGCTCGGGCCTTttgggcgggtaagggttagcatatttaagccccggccctaaattttgttgactttgactaggcccggcccgaccctaagccctacaatttagggtagggctagccctagcccggcccatgatgacccctaggcatctcaaccgttttgcttttaggtcataatatgtagatcatttctgcaaattttcagccaaatcggtgatcgttaaggtatcaaattagattaaatcaacggacgaaccaaatctgtcaaacttgaaccgttcatacttataatcttaaatcgccattttgaatgccttaacgataatcaatttggctgaaaatttgcagaagtgatctacacattaggacctaaaaactgaaccgttgagatgcaaaaatatgatcgaaaagttggtctaataccctatccctagaaaagacaaaaaaaaaaggatcacttactagaagggccctatatatatatatatggactaaattcagtttaacCCCTCCAACTTtagggcaaacatcagtttggtccctgatatttttttttaatcacgatcgTCCTTGCATTTCCAATTTTCATCACATGCGTCCAAATTCTAAAATTCTATCAAAACATGACTTCACATGCTGAGTTGGCCCTAACATgagggcccacttttcagataTTGACTCTGAATTTAGACGAAATGTCCAGACTACCCTTGTTACcccaaaaacaagaaacaatGGCCGACTCCCTCTATTCTTCCTCCTCCTACTCCACTATGAAAGACAGAGAAACCAAATACCCCACCGCTCTTTCCACCCAGCTCCTCCATTCCCACTCTTCTGAAATCCCGCTCATCACACCTTCAAAGGCAAAAGGGCCTTAATCAAGGCTCGCCAACCTTCGAACCCAGCTCATCGACTTCGCTGACTTCCCCACCTCCACCACTAACCCTCTCGCTCTAAACCTGCTTCTTTCATCTCCATCAGAACCCAGAAGAACAAGGTCAGACGCAACAAATTATCAGACTCTAATGCTCTTACCATTTCCAAAAATCTCTCAGCAAACCAAACAACCTCCGCATCAAATCCAGATGAACACCACCAAGGTCTACCCCGATTCTGAAACCCCAGAATACATGGAAACGAATTGAATCGAAACCCAAATCCAATCTCAAAACAAAGGGAACATAATCAAAATTGCAAAGCAAATCGAGCCATCGCTTCGATTTCGATGGTGTCAAAATCGGAAATTGGAATCGAAGACAGCGCCGCCGATATCTCCGCAAAGCAAATCCGCCTGCGTCTCCTTCTTCATATTTGACAGCGCTGCTGATATCTCCGCCCTCTCGCCCTCATGATCTCCACGCCCCTGCTTCTCTAGCTGCTTCAGTTCCGCCCATCAATCAGAGCCTGAAATTCAGCCCCAATTCCATCCCTATTTCTGCTGCCGACTTTTGCCCCATCGATCCAACTCCGGCCACTAAATCTCAGCCACCATTCAATGCGATTGCCGCAGTGACCTGATATTTTCCCAGAAGGCTTCGTCGGGAGCTGGCGGATCACACCGGCCTCCCCAAAGCTAGGTGAGTTGCAAATCTGGGAATTGAGGGATTTCGAGGTTTGAGAGTTTATAGCGTTGGAGTCCGGATGCAGTTgaggaggaggtggaggaggGCGTGCGGTGGCCGGAATCTCGACCTTGAGGATGGAGGAGGATTGAGAAGATTGAGAAGTCGTTGGATCGATTTTGTTTTAGGCTttggagagatgagagagatgcAAAGCGaagcagaagagagaaaatacaaagaaaaaagaagagaaaaaaatagaaattaaattaatttctaataaaagaaaaaagaaattagattaaatgggagatgtccattttgccctttttGAGAGGTTTAAAGTCTGTACAGTGGGCCCTCATGTTAGAGCCAACTCAGCTCGTGACGTCACGTTTGGAGCCAATTTTAAAAATTGGACGTCGGTGATGAAAATTAGAAGTGTAGGGacgatcatgattaaaaaaaaagatcagggaccaaactgatgtttgtcccaaagttgaaggagacaaactgaatatatatattaaagcGTGAAAAGTACGTAGTGTTGGTACAAATTATACTATATATTAAAGCAGCTGTTACTAAGGGTTTAGGAAAAGACATTTTTTGCCCCCTGTTTTGGTAAATTACAACACTGCCATTTCTCCAATGTATAAATCCTGACCGGCAAAAGCAGCCTAAACTTTTGTCCTTTCTCTCGCTCTTGCATCCGACCATGACCGTTTTAATTTCTAGCGTTTTCGGGCTGGAAAGACAACGTTTGCATTTCATCTGCagaatgaggagagaggaagaGTTCTAGGTTTGTTTTCCGTCCCTTGGTGGCTTGGTCTATCTGTATAGGGAGGAGTGGTTTGTGTGTTGGATTTGCacagggagagggagagggagggagagagagagagaggtgtggGCTGCTCTTCTCCATGTAATTGTGaaggtaaatttttttttcctatctaTTATTGAGGTGTACTGTTGTGAAgcatttccaatttcaatctgCGGTTTCCAAATGTAATTTCAAGCTAATAGAAACTTTGGTATAGTTTACGTGTTGGGTTATGTTAGTTTTTTGGAATTCCTTTGctatattttcagatttttttttttggtggagtGTGGCTCAGTTTAAGATTATGTCAGTTGGCTTCGTTATTTTCTAAAGTTGGAAGATCTGAAATCTTTGAGATGCTTTTGCTTCTTCTATGTAAACCGAACAAGTGTAAGAACATGAACAAAGGAGCTAGAAAGATTACTTAAACTCTGCATGTGTTGGTCTTAAAAAAAACTGTGTTTCCGTATCCCAGGTTTGCGTTTTATACTTTTATGTATGTGTTGGCAGTCGACTGCTTCTTACCAGTGCCTTGCTTTTTTGTGAATTATCCAAAGGGAAAAATGTATAGACATTGTCTGGAGActttgaggactgtcaaaataaTACCTggactttcaaacgtatcaatatgatacctggacttataatTTGTTGTCAACATAGTACCTAAGTTaactttccgtcacggcgcTGTTAAGTTGACCATGTGTGACGCACGTGAGATCGAAAATGAGAGCTAAATGACCAATATGCCCTCaacttgctttttttttttgaaatgcaaATTGTTTTTTTATCTTAACCatgatttaatatgaataaataaTTAACTTAATTCTATAATTAAGAAGGAAAGAGAAATATTTGGAAGAATTAAAAAGaatgattaaattcagtttagtccctcaaactttaggtcaaacatcagtttggtccctcatttttttttttaatcaaactcatccctgatctctcaaattgcatcaatctcgtccaaaatttaaatttggctcgaaagatgacgtcatgtgctgagttggagccgacacagggacccacttttcagattttagaagggaaaaatggacatttccaaattaatctaatttctaatttttttctctaattttctctagtttcttctctctctctctctctctctctctctctctctcttcttcctctctagaTCGACGACCACGAAACCTTGGATAGATAGTCTCCCTGTCCATTCTTTCGATCTGAAATCAAGAAGAAATATGTCAGCACACCATTTAATAGAGTCCTCTAGTACTTTCCCCAGAAATAACAGAAGCTTTCCCCATTGATAAACTAATCAAATTGATAAACTAACATAAGCTTTCCCCATTGCTACGATCACGATGCAAAATCTGAGAACATTCAGTAatgaattttctaaatagtgAGTATATGATACACTGAGCTGAACCCATTTTTCCCACACAATTGCATGTTCTACTATTAAACATTTTCATTCGCGTTCGAAACGCACCGCATTGTCTATGAACCTCATCGGCACCTCTTGAATCTACAAATCGAAACCGAattcctctaaaaaaaaaaaccgcaaCAACAAGCTCAAATAAAAAATCACCACTAGAACAGTCACATTTCCACTGAAACTACCAGTAAAAAAGCCTGATTTTACCTTCATCAAAGCAGTCTGACCACTCCTTCCTCAACAAGCTATAAACAACAGGCTCACTCTCATCAACCCGATCGGAAACCCTAAGAGCCTTCTTCATCTCCCTCACTTGCTCAGCCGCAAATCTCAGCCGCCCATTCCTCACCGCCTCTCTAGCAGCCTTTAATTTTTTGCTCATTTCCAGAATTGCCCTCACCAGCTCCcgcttctccctcgcctcctTCGTGGCGGCGCTCATCTGCTTCGTAATCTGGCCGATCACCGGGCGGTCGGAGAGTGAGGAGGCAAGAAGCTGAACGACATCGTCGGAGATTTTACGGGAGCGGGAAACGGCGTCGTTGTAGAGGGAGAAGAGGTCGGCGAAGTCGTGGCGGTGAGAGAGGAGGTAGGATTGGATTTTGAACATGATTATGAGGGAGTGGGCGTCGAGGCGTTAGATGAGGAGGCGGAGATCCGGTGTGGTGGGGTCGCTGAGGTCCTGGGCCCCCGAGAGGAGGAGCTCTCGGGAACAGAGATTCCATTCCGGCGAAGTCGTCCGGCTGGGAATGGTCGGTCGGAGAGTCTCGGAGGAGCGGTTCTAAAACTCCGCCGCGAGTAACGGCAAAATTTCACCGAAGAGAGGgggtttggggtgtgatggAGGCCTGTGAGGTGTGaacccgagagagagagagagagagagagagagagagagagagagagagagagagagagagagagagagagagagagagagagagagaaaattagagaaaaaaattagaaattagattaatttggaaatgtccatttttcccttctaaaatctgaaaagtgggtccctgtgtcggctccaactcagcacatgacgtcatctttcgagccaaattcaaattttggacgagattgatgcaatttgagagatcagggatgagtttgattaaaaaaaaagatgagggaccaaactgatatGTTTGacctaaagtttgagggactaaactgaatttaatcctaaaaagaatttcttcttccttctcattCATCATCGACTAGTTCTTCTTCTCTCCTTCCCCATTCTAAAATGGTGGTTAACTGAGTCAAGCTGGAAACTGACTCGCCCAACTGATTGAACCAACGGGTACTGTTCATGACATTGCCTCGCCCTCTGTTTACCACCCCACCCTCTTGAAGAAAACTGAGGGCTAATCTTGGTTCTGTGTATGAATGCGCCATACACATGGTCCAATACATAATGGAGCATTCCCAGCTTCGCT harbors:
- the LOC133734380 gene encoding centromere/kinetochore protein zw10 homolog, translated to MFKIQSYLLSHRHDFADLFSLYNDAVSRSRKISDDVVQLLASSLSDRPVIGQITKQMSAATKEAREKRELVRAILEMSKKLKAAREAVRNGRLRFAAEQVREMKKALRVSDRVDESEPVVYSLLRKEWSDCFDEDRKNGQGDYLSKVSWSSI